One Dermacentor silvarum isolate Dsil-2018 chromosome 10, BIME_Dsil_1.4, whole genome shotgun sequence genomic window carries:
- the LOC119431279 gene encoding uncharacterized protein LOC119431279, whose amino-acid sequence MMPCIMLVRPFKFPAFAVAVLWVSLAVFHRIMPAYLASAMSFLLDMALQFCIFLPLDLWTKHAIRTHGSLAERLHIWRSEAQVLAVLSSLLWLWQLRVPWLLLVLAASAYCAGRGWSPSLAVEAVGSGVFALWFRGMEFIGVAVDGGLRKVLPQQWKMEEAATVVLTTTRRVAISSFLVSTGFLQRLWRALVHWRRELWEAYLHHSDAISVPAEARGSPPRIARRATFSGVVDRLEVADRTPPER is encoded by the exons ATGATGCCTTGCATAATGCTCGTGCGCCCGTTCAAGTTCCCGGCGTTTGCGGTTGCGGTGTTGTGGGTATCGCTGGCAGTTTTTCACCGAATCATGCCGGCGTACTTAGCTTCTGCAATGTCTTTCCTGTTGGATATGGCCTTGCAGTTCTGTATCTTTCTGCCACTCGACCTGTGGACCAAGCACGCGATCAGAACTCATGG ATCCCTGGCCGAACGGCTGCACATTTGGCGCTCGGAGGCACAGGTCCTGGCGGTTCTGTCGTCGCTGCTCTGGCTGTGGCAGCTACGCGTGCCCTGGCTCCTGCTGGTTCTCGCGGCCAGTGCCTACTGCGCGGGCCGTGGCTGGAGCCCTAGCCTCGCCGTGGAGGCGGTTGGTTCCGGTGTGTTTGCCCTATGGTTCCGAGGCATGGAGTTCATTGGAGTGGCCGTCGATGGAGGCCTGCGCAAA gTACTTCCCCAGCAGTGGAAGATGGAAGAGGCGGCAACAGTCGTATTAACAACGACGCGGCGAGTCGCGATTTCAAGTTTCCTGGTgtccaccggatttctgcagcGCCTCTGGCGCGCCCTAGTCCACTGGCGCCGTGAGCTGTGGGAGGCTTACCTGCATCACTCCGACGCCATCAGCGTGCCGGCCGAAGCGAGAGGTTCACCTCCGCGGATTGCCAGGAGGGCGACCTTCTCCGGTGTGGTGGATCGCCTGGAGGTCGCCGACCGCACTCCGCCGGAACGGTGA